One genomic window of Diospyros lotus cultivar Yz01 chromosome 8, ASM1463336v1, whole genome shotgun sequence includes the following:
- the LOC127808545 gene encoding uncharacterized protein LOC127808545, with amino-acid sequence MKAAQDRQKSYADKRLRDLEFLAGDHVWLRVMPMKGVRRFVVSGKLSSRYIGLFEILERVGTLAYRLALPPQLSGIHNVFHVSVLRKYVPDPQHIIDYQTIEVGEDVAYEEIPVSILERKEKVLRN; translated from the coding sequence ATGAAGGCCGCCCAGGATCGACAAAAGAGTTATGCGGACAAGAGACTGCGAGACTTGGAGTTTTTGGCTGGGGATCATGTATGGCTAAGAGTGATGCCCATGAAGGGTGTACGCCGATTTGTGGTGTCGGGGAAGCTTAGTTCTCGCTATATTGGGCTATTTGAGATTTTAGAACGGGTTGGCACTTTGGCCTATAGGTTAGCCTTGCCACCGCAGCTATCCGGCATTCATAATGTTTTTCATGTGTCTGTGCTGAGGAAGTacgtgccagatcctcagcacaTTATTGACTATCAAACTATAGAGGTCGGGGAAGATGTGGCGTACGAGGAAATACCTGTCAGTATCTTGGAACGGAAAGAAAAAGTGTTACGAAACTGA